A stretch of DNA from Candidatus Bathyarchaeota archaeon:
AAGAATCCCCGTGTTTTCTAAAACGTCATGAACAAATTGAAAATCGTTTTTCCATCGTGAGCCTATTTCGTGGACTTTTGGGAAAACATAAAACGCCCCTTCAGGCTTGGCGCAACTAATTCCATCTATCTCGTTAAGTCGCTTCAAAGAGTAATCTCGTCGCTCTCGTAGTTTTTCAACCATTTCCTTAATGTGATCTTGTGGGCCCCTTAACGCCTCTATCCCAGCTCTTTGAACCGGAGTGTTGCAGCAAAGTCGTATCCTCGCTTCTTTTACCACGTTGTCTCTAAGCTCCTGCAACTTTCCTTCAGGATCATAAAAGTACATGTAACCCAGTCTCCAACCCGTCATGAGGTAAGCCTTAGAAAACCCGTTTAATCCCAACACTGGCACGTCTTCTGCTAAGTGAGACGTGCTTACAAACTTCTTTTCGTATACGATTCTATCGTAAATCTCGTCGGAAATGAGGAGTAGACCATATTCCCCCGCTAGGTTCACCATTTCCCTCACAATTTTCTCATCATATAACGCGCCGCAAGGATTGTTCGGATTTATAACGACTATCCCTCGAGTGGTATCAGTCACCTTTGACCGGATATCGTTAACATCAGGTTGCCAGCCGTTTTCTTCAACGGTTCGATACGAAACAGGTTTACCGCCAAAGAATTTCACGTATGAAATGTATGGTGGATACGTTGGACCTGGTACCAAGATTTCGTCGCCTTTATCCACAATGGCTGCCATTATCACTTGTATAGCTTCTGAAATGCCGTTTGTAATGATCACGTTTTCCGGCGAAATTTCGACACTGTTCACTTTTTTTTCTTTTTCACAAACAGCTTCTCGAAGTTC
This window harbors:
- a CDS encoding aminotransferase class I/II-fold pyridoxal phosphate-dependent enzyme, giving the protein MRVTERVSAIEYAIRDVIPYARKLEKKGKEIIYLNIGDPVKFGFDTPEHVKQALFKAVKEGFNGYSSSEGIVELREAVCEKEKKVNSVEISPENVIITNGISEAIQVIMAAIVDKGDEILVPGPTYPPYISYVKFFGGKPVSYRTVEENGWQPDVNDIRSKVTDTTRGIVVINPNNPCGALYDEKIVREMVNLAGEYGLLLISDEIYDRIVYEKKFVSTSHLAEDVPVLGLNGFSKAYLMTGWRLGYMYFYDPEGKLQELRDNVVKEARIRLCCNTPVQRAGIEALRGPQDHIKEMVEKLRERRDYSLKRLNEIDGISCAKPEGAFYVFPKVHEIGSRWKNDFQFVHDVLENTGILLVHGSGFDVTYGSGHFRGVFLPSIEVLKTAFDRLERFMSMRN